The Candidatus Melainabacteria bacterium RIFOXYA2_FULL_32_9 genome has a segment encoding these proteins:
- a CDS encoding excinuclease ABC subunit C, whose translation MKTNISLKDSLSLLPEAPGVYLMYNQEDEIIYIGKAKSLKKRVKSYFAKNHDSPKLVVMVPQIVRFEFIITDSEIEALILESHMIKKHKPKYNVLLKDDKKFPWFVITGDEYPRIIIARKVEDKNKKDKYFGPYTNSRAMYSTLELIKKLFPLRQCKNPRFKDRPCMYYQIGKCLGPCQILTTAEEYKKVVKQVELFLSGKQVELLAELKSQMEAFSVKQEFEKAAKYRDSYFDVMKVVEKQKVVTDNTSVNQDIIGYDHDNLRMSLVLLKVRDGRLIGKEDFDIKLDQIHSPKEAIIAFIQEYYQMIEKNDIPKEILIQEDQEEENRSLLSEWLSTKKENKVNIITPKLQTKHELVEMAIKNAASHLENLKLSEMSKVQNDWNEIGSYIQEKLNLPKFPYRIECFDISHIQGTNTVASMVVFINGKSFKSEYRRFRIRSTHEGKPDDYAAMREVIKRRYAKLLKDNIDLPELIIVDGGKGQLSAARESLEELGLTDQPIVSLAKKFEEIYLPDEPKPVIFPSNSQALFVFQKIRDEAHRFAIAYHRKLRENQAIKSILDEIPQLSLTKKKFLLDHFGDVKNIMTVTESEIARVIGKALARKVYKHLHAAKLN comes from the coding sequence ATGAAAACTAATATCTCACTAAAAGACTCACTATCTCTATTACCTGAAGCTCCTGGTGTTTATTTAATGTACAACCAGGAAGATGAGATTATTTATATCGGGAAGGCTAAAAGCCTTAAAAAAAGGGTGAAAAGTTATTTTGCAAAAAACCATGATTCTCCGAAATTAGTAGTCATGGTTCCTCAAATTGTCAGATTTGAGTTCATCATTACTGATTCTGAAATTGAAGCCCTTATTCTGGAATCACACATGATAAAAAAGCACAAACCCAAATATAACGTACTTCTAAAAGATGATAAGAAGTTCCCTTGGTTTGTAATTACCGGTGATGAATATCCAAGGATAATAATTGCAAGAAAAGTTGAAGATAAAAACAAAAAAGATAAATATTTTGGACCATATACCAACTCAAGAGCGATGTATTCAACTCTTGAGTTGATAAAAAAGCTTTTTCCCCTAAGACAATGTAAAAATCCAAGGTTTAAAGATCGACCCTGCATGTATTACCAGATAGGAAAATGTCTTGGCCCCTGTCAAATATTAACAACTGCTGAAGAATACAAGAAAGTTGTTAAGCAAGTTGAACTATTCTTATCTGGCAAACAAGTTGAACTTCTCGCAGAATTAAAAAGCCAGATGGAAGCTTTTTCAGTAAAACAAGAATTCGAGAAGGCTGCCAAATATAGAGATAGTTATTTTGATGTAATGAAAGTTGTTGAAAAACAAAAAGTTGTAACTGATAATACTAGCGTTAATCAGGATATTATTGGATATGATCATGATAATTTAAGAATGAGTCTTGTGCTTCTTAAAGTAAGAGACGGAAGACTTATAGGAAAAGAAGATTTTGACATCAAATTAGATCAAATACACTCACCGAAAGAAGCAATAATAGCTTTTATTCAAGAATATTACCAGATGATTGAAAAAAATGATATTCCAAAAGAAATATTGATCCAGGAAGATCAGGAAGAAGAGAATAGAAGCCTGCTTTCTGAGTGGCTTAGCACTAAAAAAGAGAATAAAGTGAATATTATTACACCTAAATTACAAACAAAGCATGAACTTGTTGAGATGGCTATAAAAAATGCCGCATCACACCTTGAAAATCTCAAATTGTCAGAAATGAGCAAAGTTCAGAATGATTGGAATGAAATAGGGTCTTATATTCAGGAAAAATTAAATTTGCCAAAATTTCCTTATAGAATCGAGTGTTTTGATATATCTCATATTCAGGGAACCAATACAGTTGCCAGTATGGTTGTTTTCATAAATGGTAAAAGCTTCAAATCAGAATATAGGAGATTTAGAATACGATCAACCCATGAAGGCAAGCCCGATGACTATGCTGCAATGAGAGAAGTCATAAAAAGACGTTATGCCAAGCTGCTTAAAGATAATATTGATTTACCGGAACTCATTATTGTGGACGGCGGAAAAGGACAACTTTCAGCAGCAAGAGAATCCCTGGAAGAATTAGGCTTAACAGATCAGCCTATAGTATCTTTAGCTAAAAAGTTTGAAGAAATATATCTTCCCGATGAACCAAAACCTGTTATTTTCCCGAGTAACTCGCAGGCTTTATTCGTATTTCAAAAAATCAGAGACGAAGCCCACAGGTTTGCAATAGCCTATCACAGAAAGTTAAGAGAAAATCAGGCCATAAAATCAATACTAGATGAGATTCCACAACTAAGCCTCACTAAAAAAAAGTTCCTATTAGACCATTTCGGTGATGTTAAAAATATCATGACCGTAACAGAATCTGAAATTGCGAGAGTTATAGGAAAAGCTCTCGCCCGTAAAGTCTATAAGCATTTACATGCAGCTAAATTAAATTAA
- a CDS encoding leucyl aminopeptidase: MEIKVKQASLTDISCDVLVVNLFENTKIPGGATGAINEALDNMISSYVIEKEGFKGKLNELYIIPTYGKIPADKVLLIGLGKSEDFSLNKIREVASTAIRKIKSLKARHVCTILHGAGIAGLNPFDCAQMITEGTILGSYKFSKYKSKKEETEENPEIEKFEIVELETSKINDIEKGIEKGQIIANATNFARDMINEPPAIVTPTKLAEIAQSIEGIECTIIEKEEAEKLGMGAFIAVARGSAQPPKFIHMIYRPKEQTKKKIAIIGKGVTFDSGGLDIKPASSMVHMKDDMSGAAAVIAVMSILPKLNPQVEVHGLVAACENMPGGHAYKPDDILKAMNGKTIEVDNTDAEGRLTLADAICYAVNLKVDQIIDIATLTGACLVALGRMASGIMGNNQDLINNLIKSADIGGERLWQLPLYDEYKETLKSPIADFKNSGSREAGASTAGIFLKEFVDDIPWTHIDIAGPAMLDKEIKELSKGPSGAGVRTLINYLLNV; this comes from the coding sequence ATGGAAATAAAAGTTAAACAAGCTTCTTTAACAGATATAAGTTGTGATGTTCTTGTGGTAAACCTTTTTGAAAACACCAAAATTCCCGGAGGAGCAACAGGTGCTATCAATGAAGCACTTGATAATATGATTTCTTCTTATGTAATAGAAAAAGAAGGTTTTAAAGGCAAATTAAATGAGCTATACATTATCCCTACATATGGAAAGATTCCTGCTGATAAAGTTCTCTTAATTGGCCTTGGAAAGTCTGAAGATTTTAGTCTGAATAAAATAAGAGAAGTAGCTTCAACAGCTATCAGGAAAATAAAATCATTAAAAGCCAGGCATGTATGCACAATACTTCATGGAGCCGGGATTGCTGGATTAAATCCATTCGATTGCGCTCAGATGATAACTGAAGGAACAATTTTAGGATCATATAAATTTTCCAAGTATAAGTCTAAAAAGGAAGAAACTGAAGAAAATCCAGAAATAGAAAAATTTGAGATTGTTGAATTAGAGACCTCAAAAATTAACGATATTGAAAAAGGTATTGAAAAAGGGCAGATTATTGCAAATGCTACTAACTTTGCAAGAGATATGATTAATGAACCTCCAGCAATAGTAACACCAACTAAGCTTGCAGAAATTGCTCAATCTATTGAAGGTATTGAATGCACTATAATAGAAAAAGAAGAAGCAGAAAAACTTGGTATGGGAGCATTTATTGCTGTTGCAAGAGGTAGCGCACAGCCACCTAAGTTTATACATATGATATATAGACCTAAAGAACAGACTAAAAAGAAAATAGCTATTATCGGAAAAGGCGTAACTTTTGATAGTGGAGGTTTGGATATTAAACCTGCTTCCAGTATGGTTCATATGAAAGATGATATGTCAGGTGCTGCTGCTGTAATTGCAGTAATGAGTATTTTACCAAAATTAAATCCACAAGTTGAAGTTCATGGACTTGTTGCTGCTTGTGAAAATATGCCGGGTGGGCATGCTTATAAGCCTGACGATATCTTAAAAGCTATGAATGGCAAGACTATTGAAGTGGATAATACTGATGCTGAAGGAAGGCTAACTTTAGCTGATGCAATTTGTTATGCAGTTAATTTAAAAGTTGATCAAATAATTGATATAGCCACACTGACAGGAGCATGCCTGGTGGCTTTAGGTAGGATGGCATCAGGTATTATGGGAAATAATCAGGATTTAATTAATAATCTTATAAAGTCAGCTGATATAGGTGGGGAAAGGTTATGGCAGTTACCTTTATATGATGAATATAAAGAAACATTAAAGAGTCCTATTGCTGATTTTAAGAATTCAGGTTCCAGAGAAGCCGGTGCTTCAACTGCAGGAATTTTCTTAAAAGAGTTTGTTGATGATATACCATGGACACATATTGATATTGCAGGTCCTGCAATGCTTGATAAGGAAATAAAAGAGTTATCTAAAGGTCCATCAGGTGCAGGAGTAAGAACCCTAATTAATTACTTGTTAAATGTTTAG